AAATGTGTTGCAAGGAACGATGTTCATAGGCACACCTTTCCAAACCCACCATGAGCGCCACTAACACAAGCATCCAAGACACCATGTCAGCCCCAGTGGACCACAACAACACTAGCAACGCACCAGACCAGACCCAACAAGAGCCTCCATCATCCGCCACCCAGCCCGCCAACAACAGCGCAACCCCCACCCAGCCCAAACCACACCGCCGCAAGAAGAAGTCCATGTGGAAGAAAGACAAGATGGATCGAGGGCCTTACTGGTCATCGGAGAGATGAGACTTCTCAATATCTCGAGGGAGCACGAGTTCAGGTTCAAGATGAACGGTAAGTCAGCCTCCACGGCGATCTTGTATCGGTAGCGTATGCGATCGACCGTGCGAAGAATCCGGCTGACCGAGTAGCCCAGGCTCAGGCGAGTGCTTTCATGGCTGCTGCGGACCTTGTATGTGGCCGGCCAGGGATCCGTGAGAAGGAGTGGCAGACTATTGAGGAAAGGCACTATAGCTCAGAGTGCTTGGTCGGCTCTGGCAAGGACGCCAGTGTGAGAGCATGGCCGACCCGGGGATGTGCGGCGTAAACGTACAACAGGAATGGGTCGTCTGCAAGATTCAAGGACTGGCTCGAAGGGCTTTTTATGAGTGAATCAATGTGAAAAAGGCCGTGATGTGTGAGAAGGAAAGACCAGACGTCAGCGCGCACGTGATGTTTGCCAATTTCCCCCGCTGTATTGAGATAAGGTTTAGCACTAATTTGGCACACCGAACTTCCCTCTTCTGTCGTGTGCTGCATTTTCGCTCTCTTTTCGCGCTCTCTCTACACACCTCAGGCACCGCCGGCCACACACCACCCCGCATACATTCATACCACCCGATAGACCTTCATGACGCCGGCTGGACTGTCAAGATGGTCTCTTTCGCAGCGCCCCTAAGCGCCATGCTGCCGCCACCAGTCCCGACGCCAAAACGACCATCCATGAGTCTGAAGCGAGACAGCTCATACCTAGACACCGACGACGAAGCGGGACTGTCCGTCACCACGAAAAAGCTGAAGGTTGCCTTTGACGACCATGTCGATGTGCGAATTCTGGACGACTGGAACGACAAGAGCATGGACCTGGTGAGAGAAGAGGTCAAGGCCGGCATAGAACATCATCTGGCGCCCGGCGATCAACAAAACGATACACAATATGCCAAACTCCTGCAGACGCTTGGGCAGGATGGTTTCGCGGGGGATGCGCCGAGCCCGAGGCTGCTGAAGAAGTACATCATTGGCATCACCGAGCGGATACCGTTGCTGGGCGAGTGTGGGAAGCTTGTCACCGCAGTCCTGGATTTGTCGTGGATTGGCCGTGATGAGGAGTTCGTTGCGATATACACCAGATTCCTTGTTATGCTCGCCAGCACACACTCCAAGTTTGTGGGCACCATGATGGACCGCCTTGTCGCACACTTCGAGAGCCTGCCATCATCGACCGGAAAGTTCCCAGGCGAGGATCCCGTCCCCAGATCTACCATGTTCTCCAGAATACACTCGACCATCCGCAGGCTTCACGATGCCAGCCCAGCTTCTAGCAAGAAGCTGATGTCCATGTTGCGTCACTCGTTTCCGACCGACCTCTCTTCGACCAAAGGATATCTGCAGTACCAAAAACACCTTCTGCGACTTTCGGACGAAGTGCCGGAGCTCAAGGCCGAAATCATTGCAGAGATTGTGCAAAAGCTTGTCAACATTGATGTGTCCATTCAGGATGATTTGGAGGATCTGGATGACGATGAAGAGGAGAGCTTGCTGCAAGGTCCGCAGTCTCGTCATCTGAACGACGACGACGATGCCGACGACGATAGCGACATCGACTCGATCTCTGAATCAGAGTTGACAACAACCGAAGAAGAACAAAAGCTGAAGGATCTGCGGCTCAAAGTGGCCAAGATGGACGGCACGCAAGATCTGCTCTTCGAATACTACGAGCCTTCGTTCAGGGCAGACGTGTCGCCTCGTCACAATGACGCTTTCCAGGAGCTTCTTGCGCAATTTGAGAGCTTCATTATGCGCGCTCGCTCGAGGCATGCGCAGTTCCTCCTCTTCCACTTCGCACAGATTTCGCCGGCGTACGCCAACGCCTTTGTCGACTACCTACTCAAATTGACTATTGGCAATGGCCAGCAGAACATCCGACTCACTGCGTGCGCATACCTCGCAAGCTTCACTGCACGTGGATCACACCTCAACAGCGACATCGTCCAAGATGTGGTAGGAACGCTCTGCCGCTTGTTGGAAGAGATGCGTCGTCGATACGAGCCAAGTTCGACAGGACCGGACCGAAAGTCCTTCAGCGTGTACTACGCTGTTGCGCAGGCCCTTCTTTACATCTTCTGCTTCAGATGGCGGGACTTGGTCGTACACACCGCCGCAGCTGACTCCGATACCGAGGACATGCTCGAGGAAGATGTGCTGGCAGAGGGACGGGACCTTGTCTGGATGAGTGGCCTCAAGGAGACACTGACCTTGAACATTCATTCTCGTCTGAATCCACTGAAGGTCGCTTCATCCGCCATCGTCGGTGAATTCGCCAAGATCGCGAACCATCTGCGGttcctctacgtattctcgATACTGGAGCGCAACAAGCGCATCAGACTCGGCAACGTTATCTCCTACCGATCTGGTGGCGTTGACATTGGTCGAAGAGAGACCGCCATGGACCGCAAGACCGGCGACGAGCATCATCAACTCGAAGCATATTTTCCATTCGATCCTTACCACCTACCACAAAGCAAGAGATGGCTCGAAGGCGAGTACAACGAATGGGTCTTACCGCGAGGTATGAAGCGAGATGAGGAAGATGAGGAAGACAGTGATCAAGAGGAGGACTATGAAAGCGATGAGGATGACATACCCGAAGACTTGACGGGACAGCCACTTGGCATGCACGCAGCAGATGCTATTTCAGTAAGCGATTGATCATGGGCACACACAGTACAGTATTGCACTTTAGCGTTGGCGTTGGGGCAAAAAGGGTGGAAAAGGCATTCTTGAGCGTGGCTTTCATAAAAAGTTCAGGAAGGATGAGACGCTTTACGATACCAGCATCTCGACTTGAGCATCAGCGCGGGAACCATAGGAGTCTTTATACAGTCGCGAATTCAACGATCATTGCAGTCAACCACATCACATCGAAATACCATCATAGCACGATTGCCGACCAAGGCCCAGTTCCTCTGATCGTCATGGTCAATCCTGTTGCTACCCGCACCGGATCATTACATTCACCCGAACATCCTTCAAAGCCCGACCGCACCAACATCCATCTTCTCTCGACCCTCAGAAATGCAATTGCCTGCATGAACGATGGCCAAATCTTTCCTGTTGCTATCCGGGCTCGTCCATAGCATCAATGCTCAAGCTAGACTCAGTGATCATGTTGATCCCCTCATTGGCACAGAATGTGCCACTGCCGGCTCTAGTAATAAATCTACACAATCGAATGCAGACACAGAACACTAACATCAACCAGGCATCGGAGGAGGCAATAGCTTCCCCAGGCGCCAGTCCTCCCTGAGCAATGGCCAAGCCCGGCATCGATACCAGTTTCCTTGGTTTACGGAATGGAACAGACTGTGATGCTTAATCTACACCGTTGGGCAATGTCACGGCTATGATGCATGTCTCCGGGACTGGAGGGGCGCCGACGTATGGACTTATTGCGCAGATGCCGTTGCTGGGGGGGTTCGGAGGGGGTTAATCTGGCGGGTAATAATACGTACTCGCAGAACCGATTGCTGGAGCTTGAGATGGCGAGTGTGGGgaagttcacgacgacgTTGGTGGATGGGGTTAGGATTGGGATTGCGAGTGCGGAGAAGAGTGGAGTTGTGAGGTATACGTTCCCGAGCGGTGGGCAGGAGGGTTCGATGAAGTTGATATTGGATCCATCGTATGGCTCGACTGAAGCGCCAACAAGCCCAGCGGGTTCAAATTCTGACGACGCTCACGCTCTGCTCGATCTCACTCATGTCCTGTCCAGCTACAGTATCCAGGACTACTCGCAGAAGTTCTTGCGCGGCAACCTCCACATCCGAACGGGCTCAAACGATCAGCCTTCGTACTATGGCTCAGCTTCGTATACCGGTGGCTGGAGCCAGCTCGACAGCCAGACGATTTAGTTTTGCGCCAACTTCAGCGCTTCGGAAGGTCTGGCAGCTACGGATGCGTACGTGGAGCAGCAGACTCTCGAGTCTGTGGCGGGAGCTGGTACTTTCAATCGGCCTTATGACCCGGTCGTGCCGTTGAACTTCACTCTTCGACCTTCGCCCCAGTCTGCGAGGGATGCTGTGGTTCATACTGGTAGTGCTCAGGGTCTTGGGGCGTTGTTCAGCTGGAGCCGAACTGGGTCGAATAGCACGGAGGCAAGTGTTGTTGAGTCAAGGATTGGAATCTCATACATCTCAGCATCGCAAGCTTGCTCGAACCTGCAGACTGAACTACCTTCGTCCATCACCTTCAAAGATGCAGTCAAATCTTCAAAGCAAGAATGAGAGACCCAAGTGCTCAGCCACGTGGAGATCCTCGACGATGGCTCAGACAGCAGCACAAACAACACATTAAAGCGCATGCTATACACCGCGCTATACCAAACCGGCCTCATGCCAACGGACAACACCGGTGAAAATCCCTACTGGCACaccgacgacgacgacgaacCTTACTACGACGATCACCACACACTATGGGACACCTACCGCACAGCTATGCCCCTCTACCACTTACTCTTCACCACCACCTACAGCCGCGTGCTCAGCGGCCTCGTCTCCATCTTCAAGCACGAAGATCTCCTACCAGCCGGCCGCCCAGGTAACTGGAACGGCCGCGTACAAGAAGGCACGCACGCGGACATGGTGCTGGCAGATGCTTTCGTTAAGGATGTAGTCATCATCGAAGGTCAAGAAGGAGATAAGATCCTCAACATACCCTGGACCGATGCCCACTCCGCCGTACTAAACGACGCAACAACCCTCCCCATCCGCAACATCGACCCCGCGACCTTCGACGGCGCCACAAAATAAGGCTGCGGTGCTCTCGACGAGCAACTCCGCCTCCACTACATCACCCGCAACCGAAGCCGCAGTATCTCCCGCGGCCTCGAATACGCACAAAAAGACTTTGCGATCTACAGCATGGCCACCGGCCTCAATCACACTTCCGACATCACCTCCTTCCGCGACCGCGCAGACTGGTGGCAGAATCAATGGAAGCCCTCCGAAAACATCACCCTCCCAGGCGAAGCCGGCATTTTCACCGGTTTCCCAGCCCCTTGCAATAGCGATGGCAGCTGGAACTACACTTCCTACAAACCCGTCACCTGCGACAACTGCGGCTGGAGCGGCGATATCTATGAAGCGACAGTGTGGGAGACGGCCTTCTCCGCTGCGCCTCACGATATGGCGAGATTGATAGACTTGATGGGCGGTGATGACGATTTCATCAAACGTCTCGACACCTTCGTCCCAGGTCTAGGTCAAGGAACCGGCAACGCGAACAATGATGCTGGCACAGCGGTTTTTAACCTGGGCAATGAGCCGAGTTTCATGACGCCTTGGTTGTATCATCATGTCCCTGGGAAGCAATGGAAGACTGTGAACCAAACGAGGGCGATAATCGATCAGTTCTATTCTGATGAGAGGAATGGATACCCTGGCAACACGGACAGTGGCGCTCTTCCAAGTTGGCTCGTGTGGAATCTCATCGGGCTCTATCCTGTTGTGGCGCAGCCAATATATCTCATTGGAGCGCCCAGGTTCTCGGGGTTGAGGGTGAAGCTGTTTGCTGGGACGGGGAGGGAGGCGGTTTTGGAAATCAAGGCGGAGGGAATGGCGAATGACAAGTTTTATCCGCAGTCGGTGATGCTGAATGGGCAGAGGCTGGATAGGAGCTGGATCAGTCATGACGAGCTTAGTAAAGGAGGAACGCTGAGCTCCGAAATGGGCAGTGAGCCGGGTGATTGGGTCTCTGGAGAGAGGCCGCCTTCGTTGTCGCCTTGGATGAACTAGTGAGAAGACTCACCTCCGCTTTGGGTAGTaaaatgtgctgttggcggttgtgaacctccaaaggtaagcgtagcggagtggagctctctaccaacccttctagactgcaaagtagcgtgcgatccacgctaccgctacccgacgtacagtgcttgttatacgacgacataggcgttagcgacgagtatatgtttgcgagttcgccaacaggcacagtgcggtaggtcacgtgaccctaaaacttgaaagttgaccaatcagagcgggcgccaaggctagttgagggctggtatagagcttcactccctcgctgacgcctcacctacgtactcgcaagctcgtactccggtgtggctagcgctcggtcgctacgcttaatCATCGCCTGTACTGAACACTTAACTCGCTCGCCATGGCCCGCTTCCCTCCCGTGGTGTCCTGATGATCGATGTCGTCGACAAACACGATGTGCTGAGGGAAGAAGCCAAAGGGGAGAACCACATCGCGACATCCCCGTGCTTGCATTGTCGTCTTGCTCGATTCTACCATGATTTCCAGCCTCCTGTCGGAATGAATGTTGCCAAGAGTCTCCCATCAAGACCTGGCAACTTCCCATCAGGTGCCGCCGGATCTTTCTCCTTGCACGTGAACAGCTCAAGTTTGTCCAGACATGCCATCTCCTGGATGTTCTTCAACTGTACTTCATACCTCTCTAAGACCTTCGTCGCTGCCCACGCGTCACTGCCCTCCAGAGCCCGAACCTCGAAGTAGAGCTGCAAGTGGAGCGTGGGGTTCTTCTTCATCTGGTTGACTGCATTCTTGACAAAGTCGACCTGATCGTTTACGTCTTCTTCGCGGCAGGGCAGACAAGCGGCGAGCTTGAACGTGACATGAGTAATGTCTAGTACGATGCTGGGCAGTGTATACTTCTCAATTGTACTGTCTCGGAGGTCTTCGATGAGAAGACTTTTGTTCTTGACAGCTCGCTGGCTGTATTCATCGCCGAGCTGCTTGTTGATGAGGAGGAAGCGTGAGAGGGGACCGTCTCCGAGGCAGAGACGCAGAGCgtattcctcttcttcatCGTCGGTGGCGGCGGCGGTGTTTTCGGAGAGGGTGCGCCGACCACATGGGAGGAGGTCGTAAATGGCGTCACGCAGCTCGCGAGGTAGGTCGGAGAATCGGAATGGCTTCATGCTCACGGCGTTCTGCTCTTGCGCGGACATCTCTGTGTTGTTGGTGGTGTCAGTTGTGGTGTTTGTGGTTCAAGGTGAAGTTGAAGGAATTCAAGAGAAGTGGCGGAAAGCGCGATGGCATGCCGCGAACGCGAATCCTTGTCACGGCCCGCATGTGATTGCGAACGCGATGGCTCTTTCCTTCACTTCAAATGTTTGCATCCGCACAAGACGGAACGTGACACTCCATCCGACAACCACATATGTGACATACCGACGCGATAAACACTACATCGTGCGTTCCTATGCCTCGCAACGCAATCTGCGACCGGCAACTCACGACATCCGCTACACAGCGCAGCAGAATCGTGGACAACATGGCTGAAACAACCACCGAGGCCTTACGCTCAGAGAGGACCGATCTCCACAGGCGCGAGATCTTTCCCTTCTTCGATCTGCCTCGCGAGATGCGTGACATGATCTACGGGGAGTGCTTGGATGATTACGACATGAAGATGAGCGGTGGACTGAGGCTAAAGGCTTCGAAGGTGGCAAGAACCGCGCTACTGAAAGTGAGCTGTCAGTTCAGCGAGGAATACAGAGAGCAAGGTATGTGTACCATTGAACATTGAGATCAGCGTCTAGCTGGCAGCTGTCTTGCTGTTTCTAGAAGGACGACACTGACCACATCCTGCTCGACAGTCACCAAGATGGCAGAGCTAGAACTCAGCGACCGTGCCCATTTCTGCTACAATACTGTCGCCTTGCCACACCCTTGCCTTGGCATACGGTCACTGAAGCTCAACCTGAACGGCACCTATGCGAATCTAGGAATGGAACGTTCCCAGTCACACATTATCTGGGTCAAGGATGTCCTGCAACAAATGCCAACTCTTCAAAAGCTCGCTATCGCGATCAAATATGACCAGTCATCCATCCCTGGCGGATACGCTGTGATGCAGAACATCCTCAACGAACAGTTTTGGGTGACCATTCCGCAACTCAAGGCGCTCCAGGTCTACGATACAAGTCTTCGTGCTGGGAGACGGGGCCGCCATGATGACTTTGACTTCGAGTATGACGATCAGATGGTATTAGAGTGGTCATCGGCCAGCTGCAAGATGGAGTTGGTGGACCTCAGCTCGGACAAGAAAGCGACTGAGGTGTGCAACTGCTGCGGTTGAGGTGAAGAAGGAATAGGGCGAGGAGGTCCCAACGCTGCAGGATCAACTGCGCTTAAGAGAGACCATAGGGGTGTTGCTTCGAGACTGGCAGCGAATGCGACCTGATACACAGCCAGTCGAGTGTGCGTGGCAAAGACCGGGTTTACAGAAAGGCGGATGCGGTGTTCAGCGCGCATTCCGCCGAAGCGATAGCAGTGCTGGCGTCACTACCGCCGGATCGCCACCATATTGCCCTGAACATCAAGCTGCGAGCCGATCACTTCTTCCATCAGAACGTCAAGCTCGGTTAGCACATGATCGAGAACGGGGCGCTGAGGCAGACAGCTAGGCAGTCTGACAAGACTTCGTCGAGAGCGTTCCCGGTCCTACCAACGCTTTCACGACTTGAGGTTCTAGGTATCAACAAGCTCATATACGGCATCAAAATCAGTCATTACATGAATCATTACGCTTCAACGCATCACCAAGAAGCACAGTGTATCATCCCCCACACCAGCCCTCATCACACCCACGTCCCCCTCCCCGCCCTCACAGCCTCCTCCATCCAAATCTCCCTCGCCCTTCCATCCCCTTCCCCGTCCTCCTCAACTCAAACTTCTCATGCCACTCCTCGCCACTCCTATGACTCTCCTTCCCAGCACTACCCGCCCACGCACTCTCCCGACTCTCCCTCTGCTCCTTCTCCCGACTCCCCCCCTTCCTCCTcctcatcatcatcatcatctaCTTCTCCTCGTCGCTGTTCATCACATCCCACCTCGCCCGATGCCTACAAGAGAACACCCCCGACATCAGTACGCCACGCCTCCCTCGCCCATGGTCTGGTCACTTACATACTGTTTCTGCTTGCGCTTCTCATCCCATAGGAGGAAGGCGATCATGCCGATGGCGGAGAGGCCGATGGGGATTCCGATCCCGAGACCCAGGGCTAGGGTTTCTTTCGAGGGCGCTTGCCAGTTTTGTTCGGTTACGTTTTGGAATTCTGTGGATGAGGTGGGGATGGCGCTTGCGCCGGCGGCGGTGGGGGAGGTGGAGGAGGAGGTGGCTGCTGGGGTTGATTCGGATGCTGGGGTTGATTTCATGGGTGCCGCTGTGGACTCTGAGGATGATGTGGCGGTAGCTGCGGCGGCTGTATCTGTGCTTGATTCTGTTGGTGTTGCCGTTGACTCTGTGGCTGATGTAGCTGATGAGCCTTCTTCCGTGCTTGTCGCCATTGCCATCGTGCTATCGCTAGCAGAGTCGGTGCTTGGGCTGGTCGTTGCTTCAGCGATGGGCGTTGTAGCAGTGGGCATCATCTCGGCCGTCTCAGTAGGCGTCCCCGACGGGCTTGTTGTATCTGGGACTGAAGCGTTCGGATCTACCACCTGGAACGCAGAGCTTATCGAAGTACAAAGCGCACAATCGTTCGGCAGGTCACCCTTTTGCAACCGGAACAGAAACGGTATGCTGAAATCATTGCCGGGCGCCGAGCTCGCTATCCATTCTACGGTGTTCGTGTCTTGGGTTGCGTTCGCTAAGAGCTGTATCAGAATCCCATCTTCGCTTCAACGGGAACAATCAACTCACCAGCAAGGATCTGCGTCTCGTACCCGTCACTGCTATCCGGCCCTTGGAAGACCTCAACATTCGTAAACGATCAGGGTGACTTCCAGGATACCGTCACGGCTTGTCCTGGTGTGATCTGCTGATCGAACGACGGCGATAAGAACGCAAACTCCTGCGCGGCCTGTAGCACTGCCAACGCCATTATGCCCGTGTCGCTGGATGATATCAACAGTAAGCACTCTGCTCTCAAGATCTTCCAagtcgcggcatcgatacaCGTCCAGAAGAAGCACACCAGCAGACCTGAATTGCACCCGGGATTTGGGTCCTTTTGGACGACGACATGGTCTGTGGCACGGCAGCGCCGACGACAGCCATCACGTCTTGGGCAGAGACGGAAAGGTCCTCGGTATGGACCTTTCTCTTGGAATGGTGCAAGCTCCGCATTGTCAGTACAACAAGGACAAGAGAGGTGGAGCTTTCCATGCGCCACAAGCGATTGTGCTCCGCATCTTCACTCTGCAGCCCGTCTGGATGGCTTGATGACTGTTGGCCTGGGCAGTCAGATTTGAACGCGTTGGAGCCGTGGTGAATACGACATGGTTTGTGCATCAGGTCAATGGCAATGCCTGATCCTTCATCCCATCTCGAACACTGCTGCCCAAATACCATATGAGACGAAACAATCCTCATCAAACACCACCAGCAAAGCCTCTCATCGCCTCTCAGTGGAGTATCATCCGCCGTTCTTCTCGACGGGCCAAACCTCGGCCTCAATACCACACCCTCATGCCCGCAACATCATCGGATCTTTCCTACGACTAGCAACAAACAAGGCACATCTCTCATGCAATCCAGAAGTCAAAAAGATGAAGTCAGCGAGACCCGGATCTGACCCCACACGAGTGTACGCCATCAGCTGTGAGGTCGAAAGATCGGCGCCTCGGCTGGCGTTTCACGTGGCGTTTTGCGGGAGTGAAGTGGCCGAAGATGGCGTAGATCGACGGCGTAGCTTCACATGCAAGCCATATCGGGGGAAATGTTCTGGAGAGGTTCTGGAGATGTTTGGCTGGTATATCGTTCTTGTTGTTGTATTCCACGACGCCGAAGTCTCGCTTGAGGAAGCCTGAGGCATTGCCTGGAAGTACGAGACGATACCGCCAGCCGATGCCATGCAGTAGTCGGCACTCAtacagtcctgggcatagtTTTGACAACCCCTGTTCTTCCACCTTTCCTCATTAGGAAGGATGTATCCACTGCTTGGCGTAGCTCACCACCTGGTGTGTCCTCCATTGTTGGCTATTACTGCCTCGCAGCGTTCTCGCATACTCTTGCATATACGTTGTATGTCCTCAGGTGTGAGCTTGGCCCATTCAATCTTGATAGCAGCTATTACCTCATCTCGTGTTGTAGGAAAATGAGCACCTACCCTATGCTTAAGAAGAGCCCATAGATTCTCAATAGGGTTGAGATCTGGTGAATTGGCTGGCCATTCCATAAGGTGTAGGCCCTTCTCCTTAAATAGACTCACCGTTGCCTTCGCCTTGTGGATTGAGGCGTTGTCTTGCATAACAATGCAGTCCTGCGAGCCTGTTGACACTCGCTGCTTCTCAATTGCTGTGTGGATAAGAGGGACAATCTGGCTGCGATACACCTCACCGTCGACAGAGCCCTTCTCGAATATATGGACTTCCATAGGTCCATCTGCAGAGATACAGCCCCATATCATACAGGCTGAGAACTTGCGGAAGCGTGCTGTAAGACAGTGTTCGTGATAAGCCTCATCTGCCCTGCGTGTCACATAGGACTGTCCGAATATTCCACACCTGAATGAAGCTTCATCTGTCCAAAGGACCTGAGCCCACTGTTCCACTGTCCGTTTAATATGAGCCCTTGCCCATCGAAGCCGTGCCTCCTTGTGTTTCTCAGTCAACAACGGCTTGCGTGTTGCGACATATCGTGAGAAGCCCTCCTTCTCAAACGCAGCTCTTACTGTCCGGACGTCGCTGAAGATGCCCTCTATCGCGGCAATCTGTTCGTATCGCAGGCGGCGGCTGTTAGCATCAGTGGTGGCTCAATAGACAAGTCGCTGACGCCTGGAGGTGTTGATTACAGGTGGTGGGCCTCTCTTCTTCGGTGTGGAAGGTGGCACTCTTTCAAGCCGTGAGATTACTGAAGAGACAGAGCCTTTGTTAGTGTGAAGGGCGTCTGCAATCTGCTGCAGCGGCCAGTGGGCGTGTTTGTGAAGAGACCACATCTCGCCCTTCTCGAATTCGGTAAAGACGCGTCCCTTGGGCATGGTGGCGATAGATAGCGCGTGTGTGAGTGTGTGGATAATGAGGTTGAAGGTAGCAACACCTTCTGAGATGGACATGGATAGCCGGAAGGGGTTAGCGTAAATACAGGGGTTGTAAAAactatgcccaggactgtaCCTGACATTCAGCAGTGAGCCAACGACATCGTTTGCATCTTCACTTCCTCACCCTCAACTTCACCTTCACACCTCGACTCTCCCTCGTCGGCATACCAACAAAACAATCCCTCTCAATCTCAATATCCCTCTTATGATCGAAATCCACCAGCTCCGTATCAGACCTGCCAAGACAGAAGCAAGTCAGCTGAACAGACGACAATGACCCAAGACGGCCTCGAACTATCACTACTCACCTCGCCACAACAGCAGCAATCCCAATACAAAGCTCCGCATACGCACCATCCATCCCCAAACACGCCCTCGTCCCCTTCGAAAACGTATCGAGCCACCTCTCCAGCCTCTCCCCCCTCTCGCTCGCCCTCGTCCATCGAT
Above is a genomic segment from Fulvia fulva chromosome 3, complete sequence containing:
- a CDS encoding RNA polymerase I-specific transcription initiation factor rrn3, producing the protein MVSFAAPLSAMLPPPVPTPKRPSMSLKRDSSYLDTDDEAGLSVTTKKLKVAFDDHVDVRILDDWNDKSMDLVREEVKAGIEHHLAPGDQQNDTQYAKLLQTLGQDGFAGDAPSPRLLKKYIIGITERIPLLGECGKLVTAVLDLSWIGRDEEFVAIYTRFLVMLASTHSKFVGTMMDRLVAHFESLPSSTGKFPGEDPVPRSTMFSRIHSTIRRLHDASPASSKKLMSMLRHSFPTDLSSTKGYLQYQKHLLRLSDEVPELKAEIIAEIVQKLVNIDVSIQDDLEDLDDDEEESLLQGPQSRHLNDDDDADDDSDIDSISESELTTTEEEQKLKDLRLKVAKMDGTQDLLFEYYEPSFRADVSPRHNDAFQELLAQFESFIMRARSRHAQFLLFHFAQISPAYANAFVDYLLKLTIGNGQQNIRLTACAYLASFTARGSHLNSDIVQDVVGTLCRLLEEMRRRYEPSSTGPDRKSFSVYYAVAQALLYIFCFRWRDLVVHTAAADSDTEDMLEEDVLAEGRDLVWMSGLKETLTLNIHSRLNPLKVASSAIVGEFAKIANHLRFLYVFSILERNKRIRLGNVISYRSGGVDIGRRETAMDRKTGDEHHQLEAYFPFDPYHLPQSKRWLEGEYNEWVLPRGMKRDEEDEEDSDQEEDYESDEDDIPEDLTGQPLGMHAADAISVSD